The genomic segment GGAATCGTCGACCGGCAGATGCCAGCGGCCGAGCGCGGCGACGACGCGGCGCGCCAGCGCGCGATCCGGCGTGACCAGCGCCGCGGTCTTGCCCTGCTCACGCGCCTCGCGCAGCACCACCGCGATCGCCAGCGCCTCGGCTTCCGAATTCGGCGCTTCGATCAGCGTCAGTCCATCAGTGCCTTCGCCGATCAGGCGATCGACGGCGGTGTCCTTCAGCCGGTCGTGCCACACCGCCGTCGCCGATGACGGCCGCAGCGCCTCGGAGGCGAGAAGTTCGCGGCCGTGCCGGGTCGGTGTGCCGAGCTGCTGCACGTCGCGGCGTGTCACGCCCATCCGGTCGAGCAGGCCATGCATGGCGTATTGCGGATGGTTCGGCGATGGGGGCGTGACGAGCTTACCCTGCCGGTCGCGGCTGCCACCGATCAGATCCCACGCCGCATTGTCGAGATCGACATCGAGGCCGGGGAGCACCACCGCGCCGTGAGGCAATCGCGCGATCGCGTTGAGCAGCTTCGCGGTCGCTGGCATCGAGCCGGTCGAGCCGGCGGCAATCACCGGCCCGCTGCGCTGGGTCGCGAGCCGCTGCGCCTCGGCGTCGATCAGCCGGTCGCGCCGCGCGGCCGGTTCGATCCGGTCGGTCTCTTTCAGGTATTGCGGCCAGGCGTGGCCGGCGATCTTGAGGAAATCGAGCGTCAGGCTCCAGTACCGATCGAACGCATCGGGCACCAGTGTCTCTAGCGCCGACCAATCGACGCCGCGGGTCGACATGTCGTCGATCAGCCGCGCCAGATCGTCGGCGAGCGCCAGCGCCGAGGCCGGCCCGCCGACCACCAGCGGCGCCTGCGCTGGATCGTCCGGCTTCAGCCGCGCCGCCCAGCTCGCGATCAACTGCGCCAACAACAGCCTGCGCGGCAGCCCGTCGAGCGCTGGGGGAATTTCCAGATCGGCGAGTCCCGACGCAGCCTGCGCGAATGCCAGCTCATCTTCGTCGATATCGCCGAGCGCGACGATCCGCGGCAGCAGAACGGCGTCGGCGCCGAGCACGTCCAAGAAGATCTCGCGCGCCATCCGACCGGCGCGCCGGGTCGGCAGATACAGCGTGGCGTCGGCGAGCCGCTCCGGCGCGGCGCGCGCCTCGAAGCCCTCGACCAGCCGGCCGTCGACCAGGGCCGCGATGGTCGTGCGCAAGAAAGGCGCCGAAGATGGAACGCTGAAAAGGTGCATCGATGTCCTGATTCGCCTCCGCCATCATGGCACGGCAAATCCGGCGAAAGGAGGTGGCCGGCGCGGGCCGCCCTCTCAGGCGACGCTGGCGAGATAGGCCCGTTCGGCTGCAGGCACCGCGTCTGGCGTGCCGACATGCATCCACAAGCCGTCGAGCCGCAGCCCGTGCAGGCGATGCTGCTGGCCGGCGCGATCGAACATCTTGGTCAGCGAGAACTCGCCCTGCGGCGCGTCCTTGAAAATCGCCGGCGACATGATGGCGGCGCCCGCATAGACGAACGGCACCACCTCGGTCTCCTTGCGCTTGTGCAGGCTGCCGTCGGGGCTCATCGCAAAGTCGCCCTTGCCCGCATAGCCGATGCTGTTCGCGGTCGGCGCCATCAGCAGCAGGATGTCCATCCGGTCCGGATCGAACGCTTCGGCGAGGCGCGCCAGATTCGGCCGCACGCCGTCGATCCACATCGTGTCGGCGTTGAGATGATAGAACGGCGCATCGCCGAGCAGCGGCAGCGCCTTCACCACCGCACCGCCGGTGCCGAGCACCTGATCGCGCTCGTCCGAAATGATCACCCGCGGGCTGGTCCGCCCGGCGACGTGATCGATGATCTGGTCCGGCAGATAGTGGACGTTGACGACGGCTTCGGTGACGTCGACTTCGGCCAACCTGTCGAGCACGTGGTCGAGCAACGGACGGCCGGCGACGCGCACCAGTGGCTTCGGCATATGATCGGTGAGCGGGCGCATCCGCAGGCCGAGGCCGGCGGCCAGCACCATGGCTTTGTGGGGACGAACGGTCATGTTCTCCGACTCGGAACGCGCCGGGCGGCGCGAATCGATTGTATCATGCGGCTCCGAACGGTCTATCGGAGGCGGTCACTGGGTAGTCGGCGATCATGACGACGATACGACGGTGGGTGGTTCAGCGCCGGAGCATTGAGGGCCGCGCAGGCGCGGCTCAGGCGTTCTCGACTTGCGCCGCGCGCTTCTTCTTCCGGTCGAGACGCAGGAAGGTGACACCGATCTGGTCGCCGTTGATCCAGCTCAGC from the Rhodopseudomonas palustris genome contains:
- a CDS encoding nucleotidyltransferase family protein: MTVRPHKAMVLAAGLGLRMRPLTDHMPKPLVRVAGRPLLDHVLDRLAEVDVTEAVVNVHYLPDQIIDHVAGRTSPRVIISDERDQVLGTGGAVVKALPLLGDAPFYHLNADTMWIDGVRPNLARLAEAFDPDRMDILLLMAPTANSIGYAGKGDFAMSPDGSLHKRKETEVVPFVYAGAAIMSPAIFKDAPQGEFSLTKMFDRAGQQHRLHGLRLDGLWMHVGTPDAVPAAERAYLASVA